The following coding sequences are from one Candidatus Poribacteria bacterium window:
- the map gene encoding type I methionyl aminopeptidase translates to MTKVRIKSRSEIEAMRRSGKAASTILQRIGEAVKPGVSTYELDQISRQTIKELGGISSFLGYQFPGHDPYPATICVSLNEQIVHGIPSKDILLNEGDIVGIDTAIFLEGYHGDNAFTFPVGKIAPEAQKLLDVTRASLYRAIEAAKVGNRLGDVCFALQDGAEAHGFAVVRDFSGHGIGRQLHEEPQVPTYGEAGRGVRLMPGMTLAIEAMVNMGNSEARILDDGWTAVTTDHSLSALFEHTVVILSDGPEILTDNSKLWGE, encoded by the coding sequence ATGACAAAAGTTAGAATCAAATCCCGATCCGAAATCGAAGCGATGCGGCGGAGCGGTAAAGCTGCATCAACCATATTGCAGCGAATTGGGGAAGCAGTTAAACCCGGCGTTTCGACCTACGAATTGGATCAAATCTCGCGTCAAACCATCAAAGAGTTGGGTGGAATCTCATCATTCCTTGGCTATCAGTTCCCGGGACATGACCCCTATCCGGCGACAATCTGTGTGTCGCTCAATGAGCAGATTGTGCACGGCATTCCAAGCAAAGATATTCTGCTGAATGAGGGAGACATCGTTGGAATTGACACGGCAATCTTTCTGGAGGGCTATCACGGTGATAACGCTTTCACCTTTCCTGTTGGGAAGATTGCCCCGGAAGCCCAAAAGCTGCTTGATGTCACAAGAGCGTCCCTCTATCGTGCCATTGAGGCTGCAAAGGTCGGCAACCGATTGGGTGATGTCTGCTTTGCACTGCAAGATGGCGCTGAAGCCCACGGATTCGCTGTGGTTCGGGATTTCTCTGGGCACGGAATTGGTCGGCAACTGCACGAGGAACCCCAAGTCCCCACTTACGGGGAGGCGGGTAGGGGTGTACGACTGATGCCCGGTATGACACTCGCCATTGAGGCGATGGTCAACATGGGTAATTCCGAAGCGCGCATACTTGACGATGGCTGGACCGCTGTCACCACAGATCACAGTCTCTCCGCGCTTTTCGAGCATACCGTTGTTATCCTTTCTGACGGGCCGGAGATTCTGACCGATAACAGCAAACTGTGGGGCGAATAA